In Paenibacillus sonchi, a single genomic region encodes these proteins:
- a CDS encoding DUF6509 family protein, whose amino-acid sequence MLTFTSYTVENVRDPFGILSGKRYEFVINLDVPEEDELYEENGVSARVIVKVEDEEASIINYDLLETTTGRILDFDMEEDEEAALVLFCKEHLPA is encoded by the coding sequence ATGTTGACATTTACAAGCTACACCGTGGAGAACGTAAGAGATCCATTTGGGATTTTAAGCGGCAAGCGATATGAGTTCGTCATTAATCTGGATGTGCCGGAGGAGGATGAGCTGTATGAAGAAAATGGTGTATCTGCACGGGTGATCGTGAAGGTGGAGGATGAGGAAGCAAGCATTATCAACTACGATCTGCTTGAGACCACAACCGGCCGGATTCTGGATTTTGATATGGAAGAGGATGAAGAGGCCGCGTTGGTCCTGTTTTGTAAGGAGCACCTGCCGGCTTAA
- the rlmN gene encoding 23S rRNA (adenine(2503)-C(2))-methyltransferase RlmN: MNKPSIYGLTLEQLASWLVEHGHKKSRASRIWESLYRQRVKDFAEMTEVNGETVQLLSEHFVFQTMDEHVKQESADGTIKFLFRLKDGNLIETVLMRQKYGLSVCVTTQVGCNIGCSFCASGLLAKSRDLSSGEIVEQIMKVQHHLDGLGLGQRVSHVVVMGIGEPFDNFTNLLNFLTIIKDHKGLAIAGKGITVSTSGLADKIREFADANMQVNLAISLHAPNNELRTRIMKINRAIPIEKLMPAIDYYLEKTNRRITLEYILLKDVNDRQEHALELSELIGDRRQMANVNLIPYNPVDEHSQYQRSERESVRAFFDTLKKQGVSVSTRLEHGVDIDAACGQLRSKQIQKAKGGASPSGVAAG, translated from the coding sequence ATGAATAAACCATCCATTTATGGATTAACTTTGGAGCAACTGGCGTCCTGGCTCGTAGAGCACGGCCATAAAAAATCCCGCGCGTCCCGGATATGGGAATCCCTGTACCGCCAGCGGGTGAAGGATTTTGCGGAAATGACCGAGGTGAACGGCGAGACGGTGCAGCTGTTGTCCGAGCATTTTGTTTTTCAAACGATGGATGAGCATGTGAAGCAGGAGTCGGCTGACGGCACCATCAAGTTCCTGTTCCGCCTGAAGGACGGCAATTTGATCGAAACGGTGCTGATGCGGCAGAAATACGGTTTGTCCGTCTGCGTGACGACACAGGTGGGCTGCAACATCGGCTGCAGCTTTTGCGCAAGCGGGCTGCTGGCGAAGAGCCGTGACCTCTCCAGCGGAGAGATTGTTGAGCAGATTATGAAGGTCCAGCATCATCTGGACGGGCTGGGGCTTGGTCAGAGGGTCAGCCATGTGGTGGTAATGGGGATCGGCGAACCATTCGATAACTTTACGAATCTGCTGAATTTCCTGACGATCATTAAGGATCACAAGGGACTGGCGATTGCCGGCAAGGGCATCACGGTATCCACAAGCGGTCTGGCTGACAAAATCAGAGAATTCGCCGATGCCAATATGCAGGTTAACCTGGCGATTTCTTTACATGCGCCAAATAATGAGCTGCGGACACGGATCATGAAGATCAACCGCGCCATTCCTATAGAGAAATTAATGCCCGCAATCGATTACTATCTGGAAAAGACGAACCGGAGAATTACCCTGGAGTATATTCTGCTCAAGGATGTCAATGACCGCCAGGAGCATGCCCTGGAGCTGTCCGAGCTGATCGGGGACCGCCGGCAGATGGCCAACGTGAACCTGATCCCGTACAATCCGGTGGATGAGCACAGCCAATACCAGCGGAGCGAGCGCGAGTCCGTGCGGGCCTTTTTCGATACGCTCAAAAAGCAGGGCGTCAGCGTAAGCACCCGCCTGGAGCACGGCGTCGATATCGATGCCGCCTGCGGCCAGCTGCGCAGCAAGCAGATCCAAAAGGCTAAAGGCGGCGCTAGCCCGAGCGGCGTGGCTGCCGGGTAG
- a CDS encoding polysaccharide deacetylase family protein gives MPLLEQQAALIVELLSLEHKQDGYQLEVGLTGSGGFTRKVLLIDEFTYLQMNMLASSQGHRVRLSLYPKWDPFRRTYFSSLIKMNSTYSETLYFACSEAYVSQLLQLKQLTFPPPEADAVPTELPSPEPQQTGPLTRSAGTFRLARPIVLRCILFSLLFVLFFLRMDGTVFNSAEAHEDFNEQELSARSSVPVTNVPVIHQAAYQSTEADTEAVPVPETGQVLEPEGEAGSELAAELEPGPEAEAGPGPGPEAESELQEAQSPLVETLELDGSSYEYSLAKGYVALSFDDGPSKYTQEIVDILLAHGVAANFLFIGQNAQHYPQAVRYADEHGMPVGSHSWDHSDLTKNSSGENHNNLLRSVQVLEQNTGRPVTVFRPPYGAINGSLAAEAGKQKLKVLLWNRDPEDWKADTAEQITRYFHNTDPSGGIYLLHEKAVTVKALPAIIEYLKSKQLKFAIFR, from the coding sequence ATGCCTCTTCTTGAACAACAAGCCGCGCTGATCGTAGAATTGCTGTCGCTTGAACATAAGCAGGACGGCTATCAGCTGGAGGTAGGTCTAACCGGCAGCGGCGGATTCACCCGAAAAGTTCTCCTCATCGATGAATTTACATACCTGCAAATGAATATGCTGGCCTCTTCTCAAGGACATAGAGTACGGTTGTCGCTTTACCCGAAGTGGGACCCCTTTCGCCGTACATATTTCAGCTCTCTTATCAAAATGAACAGTACCTACTCCGAGACACTCTATTTTGCCTGTTCGGAAGCTTACGTCTCGCAGCTGCTTCAATTAAAACAGCTAACCTTTCCGCCGCCTGAAGCAGACGCGGTTCCAACGGAGCTGCCTTCACCCGAGCCGCAGCAGACGGGGCCGCTCACACGCAGTGCCGGAACCTTCCGCTTGGCCCGGCCGATTGTCCTGAGGTGTATTTTATTCAGCTTGCTGTTCGTACTGTTCTTCCTGCGGATGGATGGCACCGTGTTCAACAGTGCTGAAGCCCATGAAGACTTCAATGAACAGGAGCTCTCTGCCCGCAGCAGTGTTCCGGTGACCAATGTCCCTGTGATTCATCAGGCGGCATATCAAAGTACTGAGGCCGATACTGAGGCTGTACCTGTGCCGGAAACCGGACAAGTGCTGGAGCCGGAAGGGGAGGCAGGATCAGAGCTAGCTGCAGAATTAGAACCAGGACCAGAGGCGGAAGCAGGACCAGGACCAGGACCAGAGGCAGAATCAGAGCTACAAGAGGCACAGAGTCCGCTGGTTGAAACCCTGGAGCTGGACGGAAGCAGCTATGAATATAGTCTGGCCAAAGGGTATGTGGCTCTATCCTTTGACGACGGCCCGTCGAAATATACTCAGGAAATTGTCGATATTCTGCTGGCGCATGGAGTGGCAGCGAACTTTTTGTTCATCGGCCAGAACGCCCAGCATTACCCGCAGGCGGTCCGCTATGCCGATGAACATGGGATGCCGGTGGGCAGTCACTCCTGGGATCACAGTGACCTGACGAAAAACAGCAGCGGAGAGAATCACAATAACCTGCTGCGGTCAGTCCAGGTGCTGGAGCAGAATACCGGAAGACCGGTAACCGTGTTTCGTCCGCCTTATGGAGCTATCAACGGCTCCCTGGCTGCAGAAGCCGGGAAGCAGAAGCTGAAGGTGCTGCTCTGGAACCGTGATCCTGAAGACTGGAAGGCGGATACTGCGGAGCAGATCACCCGATATTTTCACAATACCGATCCCTCCGGGGGCATCTATCTTCTGCATGAAAAAGCAGTAACGGTCAAAGCACTGCCTGCAATTATAGAATATCTTAAAAGCAAACAGCTGAAATTCGCCATTTTCAGATAA
- a CDS encoding TetR family transcriptional regulator, translating into MKPTQAGLRERKKAKTMASIQLHALRLFRQYGYKATTVEQIAEAAEISYSTFFRYFSTKEDVLLIDNYDPLLVASFESQPAHLTPLTALRNAMLSGAKEMTPQELSTMRERNELVMSVPELRAAMINNMVNMMDLIIELTCRRTGREREDLAVRAFAGAVIGVNISVMQYYAEHPEADFLALLEEALNKLEAGLPL; encoded by the coding sequence GTGAAACCTACGCAAGCAGGATTGCGTGAACGCAAAAAGGCAAAAACGATGGCAAGCATTCAGCTGCATGCGCTGCGGCTTTTTCGGCAGTATGGCTATAAAGCAACAACGGTAGAGCAAATCGCAGAAGCGGCGGAAATTTCCTACAGCACTTTTTTTCGTTATTTTTCCACCAAGGAAGATGTGCTGCTCATCGATAATTATGATCCGCTGCTGGTTGCCTCCTTTGAGAGCCAGCCGGCTCACCTGACCCCGCTGACGGCGCTGCGCAATGCGATGCTGTCGGGGGCAAAGGAGATGACGCCACAGGAATTGTCGACAATGCGTGAACGCAACGAGCTGGTGATGTCAGTACCGGAGCTGCGGGCTGCGATGATTAATAATATGGTCAACATGATGGACCTGATCATCGAATTGACTTGCAGGCGTACGGGCAGAGAGCGGGAGGATTTGGCGGTGCGTGCTTTTGCGGGGGCGGTCATCGGTGTCAACATATCGGTGATGCAGTATTATGCAGAGCATCCCGAGGCGGACTTTCTGGCCCTGCTGGAAGAAGCGCTGAACAAGCTGGAGGCCGGATTGCCGCTATAA
- a CDS encoding PEP/pyruvate-binding domain-containing protein, with protein MLSLLYQQGYPVPEGFVVFPEALQGGVMEEAVREEILAQLSAIRSKHPGAAFAVRSSGLGEDAAGASFAGEFESVLGVETDDQLWAALDTVYQSQFAERVQVYNSSIQGDHEVRSMAVVIQRMIPSELSGVLFTADPITGSRLEMQGNYVHGLGEQLVSGEANANVFTVSRPKGRYKGPLECKKIASRLYRYARRIERQTGCPQDIEWAAVQGKVYLLQARPITTLSAGNLDHFECNDSMTGDFLWTNTNVGESIADVFTPLSWSFLRALDEEHNVIPGHYLLSGNICGRVYSNISLPVSVFSAFGLKVQPILRQMSDLFGPIPEGASLPKYPFNKLELIRTLLPRIVYSTRRTREAVRNLPRFVKETPEWCKQIRTRLEDTGSREELLTLWERELWPRNVAALWAALEGASAPMQKFVKFKKKLIKQLGSEDAEILLSSISGGTELESLGPVLGISRILKNEMSHEEYLQKYGHRGPHEFELSIAEPAEDEFWLTRQLEQYGDLPIQVEDLVNHQQQLYDAAWKRMEEKISMKPEQLRRRIQSVAEGPKVREAVRSEWTRVFRLNRAFALKAGKLAGIGEEVFFLYLDEILKWLAEGDLPMLQHVAARKETYARYQALPPLPSVIRGRFDPFLWSKDPDRRVDAYDSEAPVQALRSMDADVLRGFPGAAGRVEGIVRVLATPAEGEQLLPGEILVAAKTNVGWTLCFPKAAAIITDIGAPLSHAAIVARELGIPAVVGCGDASVRLKTGDRVIVDGAGGSIQIISGSGGDRAKLEEDKNPGIMIGE; from the coding sequence ATGCTGAGCCTGTTGTATCAACAAGGCTATCCCGTACCTGAAGGTTTTGTAGTGTTTCCGGAAGCGCTGCAGGGCGGGGTTATGGAGGAAGCAGTCCGGGAGGAGATTTTGGCACAACTATCGGCTATACGCAGCAAGCACCCCGGTGCGGCATTCGCCGTACGGTCCTCGGGGCTCGGTGAGGATGCGGCGGGCGCTTCTTTTGCCGGGGAGTTTGAGTCTGTACTTGGCGTAGAAACGGATGATCAGCTGTGGGCTGCTCTGGATACCGTCTATCAGTCCCAATTTGCGGAAAGAGTTCAGGTCTACAACAGCAGTATTCAAGGGGATCATGAGGTCCGTTCCATGGCCGTTGTCATTCAGCGGATGATCCCATCCGAGCTGTCTGGAGTGTTGTTTACAGCAGATCCCATTACGGGCAGCCGGCTGGAGATGCAGGGGAACTATGTGCACGGTTTAGGGGAACAGCTGGTTTCCGGTGAGGCCAATGCAAATGTGTTCACCGTGTCGCGGCCTAAAGGCCGATATAAAGGCCCTCTGGAATGTAAAAAGATCGCAAGCCGGCTGTACCGTTACGCCCGCAGGATTGAACGTCAGACGGGCTGCCCCCAGGACATTGAATGGGCGGCTGTCCAAGGAAAGGTGTACTTGCTGCAGGCGCGTCCAATTACCACCCTGAGCGCAGGCAACCTCGACCATTTTGAATGCAACGATTCCATGACTGGAGATTTTCTCTGGACCAACACCAATGTAGGCGAATCGATTGCGGACGTGTTCACCCCGCTGAGCTGGTCGTTTCTCCGCGCCCTTGATGAAGAGCATAATGTCATTCCGGGCCACTATTTGTTATCCGGCAATATATGTGGACGGGTGTATTCCAACATCAGCTTGCCTGTTTCCGTCTTTTCTGCTTTTGGCTTGAAGGTGCAGCCGATCCTGCGCCAAATGAGTGACTTGTTCGGCCCAATCCCGGAGGGAGCCTCCCTGCCAAAGTACCCTTTTAATAAGCTGGAATTAATCAGGACCCTGCTGCCGCGAATCGTATACAGTACCCGGCGCACCCGGGAAGCTGTGCGGAATTTGCCCCGGTTTGTAAAGGAAACACCGGAATGGTGCAAGCAGATCCGCACGCGGCTGGAAGACACCGGGAGCAGGGAGGAGCTGCTTACCCTGTGGGAGCGTGAGCTGTGGCCAAGGAATGTAGCGGCATTATGGGCTGCGTTGGAAGGGGCCAGTGCCCCCATGCAGAAATTCGTGAAATTCAAGAAGAAGCTCATTAAGCAATTGGGTAGCGAGGATGCGGAAATTCTGCTGTCGAGCATTAGCGGAGGTACAGAACTGGAGAGCTTGGGTCCGGTCCTGGGCATTTCCAGAATTCTTAAGAATGAGATGAGCCATGAAGAATATCTGCAGAAATACGGGCACCGCGGACCCCATGAATTCGAACTCTCCATTGCGGAACCTGCCGAAGATGAGTTCTGGCTAACGAGGCAGCTGGAACAATATGGGGATTTGCCGATACAAGTAGAGGACCTTGTCAACCATCAGCAGCAGCTCTATGATGCTGCCTGGAAGCGGATGGAAGAGAAGATATCCATGAAGCCGGAACAGCTCCGCCGCCGGATACAGTCTGTTGCGGAAGGGCCGAAGGTGCGCGAGGCCGTCCGCTCGGAATGGACCAGGGTATTCCGGTTGAACCGGGCATTTGCGCTTAAGGCGGGTAAGCTTGCAGGTATTGGGGAAGAGGTGTTTTTTCTGTACCTTGATGAAATTCTGAAATGGCTGGCTGAAGGCGATCTGCCGATGCTGCAGCATGTAGCCGCGCGAAAAGAAACCTATGCGAGATATCAGGCTTTGCCGCCCCTGCCATCCGTGATTAGGGGAAGATTCGATCCGTTCCTCTGGTCGAAGGACCCTGACCGCAGAGTGGATGCTTATGATTCCGAGGCTCCCGTTCAGGCGCTTCGCAGTATGGATGCGGATGTCCTTAGAGGATTTCCCGGTGCGGCCGGGCGGGTTGAGGGCATAGTACGAGTGCTTGCCACACCGGCTGAGGGAGAACAACTGCTGCCGGGAGAAATTCTGGTGGCAGCGAAGACCAATGTGGGCTGGACGCTTTGTTTTCCCAAGGCGGCGGCAATCATAACCGATATTGGCGCACCTCTGTCCCATGCAGCTATTGTGGCGAGGGAGCTTGGCATCCCGGCAGTTGTAGGATGCGGGGATGCCTCTGTACGGTTAAAGACGGGCGACAGGGTCATTGTTGATGGTGCGGGAGGCAGCATACAGATTATTTCAGGTTCGGGCGGAGATCGTGCTAAACTGGAGGAGGACAAGAATCCGGGTATAATGATCGGGGAGTGA
- a CDS encoding nucleotide excision repair endonuclease: MISITIPAPDVTIMKQENPVLSHIYGFTDFHLITREKGGIFMFYNDKDELLFVGKARKLRPRIKKHFEDNVSVMKPHRDEVAKIEVCIIDDAVDREIYETYIVNKLRAKYNVEKVLYK, from the coding sequence ATGATCAGCATTACGATTCCAGCACCGGATGTTACCATTATGAAGCAGGAGAATCCTGTACTTAGCCATATCTACGGATTCACGGATTTTCACCTGATCACCCGCGAAAAAGGCGGCATCTTCATGTTCTACAATGACAAGGATGAGCTGCTGTTTGTGGGCAAGGCCAGAAAGCTGAGACCGCGAATCAAAAAGCATTTTGAAGATAATGTTTCGGTGATGAAGCCGCACCGTGACGAGGTGGCCAAGATTGAAGTTTGCATCATTGATGATGCCGTCGACAGGGAAATCTATGAAACATACATTGTGAACAAGCTTAGAGCCAAATACAATGTGGAGAAAGTCTTGTACAAATAA
- a CDS encoding NAD-dependent epimerase/dehydratase family protein, producing the protein MHNHVKKAVVLGATGGTGTVIIAELLKRGISTVAFGRALPKLEQFAAKLGNPAGLSLKTGDVFKAEDVFMASQGADVIFHCASVPYHEMSSKLLPMGEAVMEAANRLGTRIIAIDGIYPYGRRKDEQPISEDFPKNPHTKKGKVKLEFERMFFSPRWSRTERMIVRLPDYYGAAANEASYLGSTLEAIAAGKPGMFVGNMTVPREYVYLPDAAVMIVELALREEAYGQNWNIPGAGTISGKEIVRLARAASGRSKPVIPVGAFGLSLLGLFVPVMKEIVEMLYLTKEPLRLSGRKYERLVGPIPATSFEDGIRETIQAIQSRQAKAK; encoded by the coding sequence ATGCACAATCATGTAAAGAAGGCTGTCGTATTAGGAGCAACCGGAGGAACCGGCACGGTTATTATTGCCGAACTGTTGAAAAGAGGCATCAGCACGGTGGCATTTGGAAGAGCTTTGCCTAAGCTGGAGCAGTTTGCTGCGAAACTGGGCAATCCGGCTGGACTTAGCCTGAAGACAGGGGATGTGTTCAAGGCGGAGGATGTTTTCATGGCTTCGCAGGGCGCGGATGTTATTTTTCACTGTGCATCGGTGCCTTACCACGAAATGAGCAGCAAGCTGCTGCCAATGGGCGAGGCGGTGATGGAGGCGGCGAACAGACTCGGTACCCGTATAATTGCGATAGACGGAATTTATCCCTATGGACGAAGAAAGGATGAGCAGCCAATCAGCGAGGACTTCCCCAAGAACCCGCATACGAAAAAAGGCAAAGTCAAGCTGGAGTTCGAGCGGATGTTCTTCAGCCCGCGTTGGAGCCGGACGGAGCGGATGATTGTCCGTCTGCCCGATTATTATGGCGCTGCCGCCAACGAAGCCTCATACCTGGGTTCTACGCTTGAAGCCATTGCTGCCGGGAAACCGGGGATGTTCGTCGGGAATATGACGGTGCCGCGTGAATATGTGTATCTGCCGGACGCAGCGGTGATGATCGTCGAGCTTGCCCTCCGGGAAGAGGCCTACGGGCAGAACTGGAACATTCCCGGAGCAGGCACGATCTCGGGCAAGGAGATCGTCCGCCTTGCCCGGGCAGCAAGCGGGAGATCCAAACCGGTCATCCCGGTGGGAGCCTTCGGTTTATCGCTGCTGGGCCTGTTTGTACCGGTCATGAAAGAGATTGTGGAAATGCTCTATCTAACGAAGGAACCGCTGCGCTTAAGCGGCCGGAAGTATGAGCGTTTGGTAGGCCCCATCCCGGCGACTTCATTTGAGGATGGCATCAGGGAGACGATTCAGGCTATCCAGAGCCGGCAGGCCAAGGCTAAGTGA
- a CDS encoding TetR/AcrR family transcriptional regulator, producing the protein MTKRSGDVRTKEEAASVNRREQILEAAVVVFAEHGYFKATTAQVAEKVGISQPYIFKLFKNKEELFVAALDRAFERTIRTFSAVEASGDTLLEESIRVYEQMMETHPSEIILQVQALGIRDEAIRRSMQTGMNKVTQLMESKFTAAGIAHPEVEVSTFMANGMLCHIAMALEMPELKPKHLK; encoded by the coding sequence ATGACAAAGCGATCGGGAGACGTACGGACGAAGGAAGAAGCTGCCTCAGTGAACCGCCGGGAACAGATTCTGGAGGCGGCAGTAGTTGTATTTGCCGAGCACGGCTATTTCAAGGCGACAACCGCACAGGTGGCAGAGAAGGTTGGGATCTCCCAGCCGTACATTTTCAAGCTGTTCAAGAACAAGGAGGAATTGTTTGTGGCGGCGCTGGACCGGGCGTTTGAACGGACGATCCGCACATTCTCAGCTGTTGAGGCATCCGGAGATACACTGCTGGAGGAATCGATCCGGGTGTATGAGCAAATGATGGAGACTCATCCAAGTGAAATTATTCTGCAGGTGCAGGCCTTGGGCATTCGCGATGAAGCGATCCGCAGGTCCATGCAGACCGGAATGAACAAGGTGACACAGTTAATGGAAAGTAAATTTACCGCTGCCGGGATCGCTCACCCCGAGGTGGAGGTCAGTACATTTATGGCCAACGGCATGCTCTGCCATATTGCAATGGCGCTGGAGATGCCGGAGCTGAAGCCGAAGCATCTGAAGTGA
- a CDS encoding Bax inhibitor-1/YccA family membrane protein codes for MIGRSGNPTLNEKTFEREERYSGQERMSINGTVNKTFITLTILLAGAFSAWSMYFNGQDVSAYAIGGALTGFVLALIISFKPTAAPYLVPVYALAEGLFLGAISASYEGLYYGITLQAALLTLSIFVALLLAYKTRIIRATEKFKLGVFAATAGIAIVYLLSFVLGLFGVTVPYLHSNSLIGIGISVIIVIVAALNLVLDFDFIEHGAQQGAPKYMEWYGAFGLMVTLVWLYVEILRLLSKLRSRN; via the coding sequence TTGATCGGACGCAGCGGGAATCCCACGTTAAATGAAAAAACGTTTGAACGCGAAGAACGGTACTCCGGACAGGAGCGTATGAGCATTAACGGAACGGTCAACAAAACCTTTATTACCCTGACCATTCTGCTGGCAGGTGCCTTCAGCGCCTGGTCGATGTATTTTAACGGACAGGATGTATCTGCTTACGCGATCGGCGGGGCGCTGACCGGATTCGTGTTAGCGTTGATTATCAGCTTCAAGCCGACGGCTGCCCCTTATCTGGTACCGGTCTATGCGCTGGCGGAAGGGCTGTTTCTCGGAGCAATCTCAGCGTCATACGAAGGTTTGTATTATGGCATCACTTTGCAGGCTGCGTTATTGACCTTGAGCATCTTTGTCGCTTTACTGCTTGCCTACAAGACAAGAATAATTAGAGCAACGGAAAAATTCAAGCTCGGCGTATTTGCCGCCACGGCCGGAATCGCCATCGTATATCTGCTGAGCTTTGTGCTGGGGTTGTTCGGTGTAACCGTGCCCTATTTGCATAGCAACAGTCTGATCGGAATCGGCATTTCGGTCATTATTGTTATCGTTGCCGCGCTCAATCTGGTGCTTGATTTTGATTTTATTGAGCACGGGGCGCAGCAAGGAGCTCCGAAGTACATGGAATGGTACGGGGCCTTTGGTCTCATGGTCACGCTGGTGTGGCTCTATGTGGAGATCCTCAGACTGCTGTCCAAGCTGCGGAGCCGAAATTAA
- a CDS encoding putative quinol monooxygenase, with protein MSKFGMYAKFTSKSGDREALAAILLEAAAAAETVNECELYIVNLSESEPDVLWVTEVWSNAEAHAASLKDEATRATIQRAKPLIAGVEPVPLVPLGGKGLAFGAMDA; from the coding sequence TTGAGCAAATTCGGAATGTATGCCAAATTCACGTCTAAATCGGGAGACCGCGAGGCGTTGGCGGCGATTCTGCTCGAAGCTGCCGCTGCAGCTGAGACGGTGAACGAATGCGAGCTGTACATCGTCAATCTCTCGGAGAGTGAGCCGGATGTCCTCTGGGTCACTGAGGTATGGAGCAATGCTGAAGCACACGCGGCTTCACTGAAAGACGAGGCGACCCGAGCCACCATCCAGCGGGCCAAACCGCTGATTGCAGGTGTCGAACCCGTCCCGCTTGTTCCGTTGGGAGGCAAGGGGCTGGCGTTCGGAGCTATGGACGCTTAA
- a CDS encoding EcsC family protein, which yields MTETAGVYPRLETAEELNAALAEITKWEKEQNKLMIWDHLTRLPFKVLDKLTPKFIHEKLGKLLDELGSYIQNGGNYLVAGRKVGSLMQAASRAAGGNGEGPFPLAVMDKAAEQLTQSSRNVATAQGATTGFGGVFTLAADIPAVLGLSLKVIQEIGLCYGYNPADKAERIFTVKVMQFASSDIVGKRTILKELNLQAGGTGDIVPGTNEAVSKIQGWKEVITVYRDNWGWKKMLQAIPVAGMFFGAYTNRKALEDVAEAARMLYRKRRIIARLAEME from the coding sequence ATGACGGAAACTGCTGGGGTTTATCCCCGTCTGGAGACTGCGGAGGAGCTGAATGCTGCGCTTGCTGAAATAACGAAGTGGGAAAAAGAACAGAACAAGCTGATGATCTGGGACCATCTCACCCGTCTGCCATTCAAGGTGCTCGACAAGCTTACACCCAAATTTATTCATGAGAAGCTGGGTAAGCTGCTGGACGAGCTGGGGAGCTATATCCAAAATGGAGGCAACTATCTGGTGGCTGGACGCAAGGTTGGGTCGCTCATGCAGGCCGCAAGCCGCGCGGCTGGAGGAAACGGAGAAGGCCCTTTTCCCCTGGCTGTTATGGATAAGGCTGCAGAGCAGCTGACACAAAGCAGCAGGAATGTTGCCACCGCGCAGGGAGCGACAACGGGGTTCGGCGGAGTGTTCACGCTGGCGGCGGATATCCCCGCGGTACTGGGCTTGTCTCTGAAAGTCATTCAGGAGATTGGCCTCTGCTATGGCTATAATCCTGCGGATAAGGCGGAGCGGATCTTTACCGTCAAGGTGATGCAGTTTGCTTCTTCGGATATTGTCGGCAAGCGGACTATTCTGAAGGAGCTCAACCTGCAGGCCGGGGGAACCGGTGATATTGTGCCGGGAACAAATGAGGCTGTCTCCAAGATCCAGGGCTGGAAGGAGGTCATCACGGTGTACCGCGACAATTGGGGCTGGAAAAAAATGCTGCAGGCCATCCCGGTAGCAGGGATGTTCTTCGGTGCCTATACCAACCGCAAGGCGCTGGAGGATGTAGCTGAAGCTGCCCGGATGCTCTACCGCAAAAGACGAATTATCGCCAGATTGGCGGAAATGGAATGA
- a CDS encoding DUF6033 family protein, protein MYIPITGISGVSLTRPPQQPENHSSTPASALSFNETLAAVNAATLDQAERLKRKYGVKVRIQTVSKGGKELEHSGMSGGEREIIIAPNILQQMAKDPVMRNKVYGTLDPYVTQEQTSQNPLQPLNGGKGLSHSLIVHKDGSVALWSAAASPREAETGKHSDVENRNEQAEESRTAAERRHAWEAALPILSKNLLSAAEASLQGQEPAANPVDGVAAHDWLHQLQLVRARRSNKLL, encoded by the coding sequence GTGTATATTCCTATTACAGGGATCAGCGGGGTTTCTTTGACCCGGCCGCCGCAGCAGCCAGAGAACCATTCGTCCACCCCGGCCTCTGCGCTCAGTTTTAACGAAACCTTGGCGGCGGTCAACGCGGCGACACTGGATCAGGCCGAGCGGCTAAAGCGGAAATATGGGGTTAAAGTGCGGATTCAGACCGTGTCCAAGGGCGGAAAAGAATTGGAGCATTCCGGGATGAGCGGCGGCGAACGGGAAATAATCATTGCGCCCAACATTCTGCAGCAGATGGCCAAGGACCCAGTCATGCGCAATAAAGTGTATGGAACCCTTGATCCATACGTTACTCAAGAACAGACAAGCCAGAATCCATTGCAGCCGCTGAATGGCGGGAAGGGCTTAAGCCACAGCCTGATTGTACATAAGGATGGTTCAGTTGCCCTATGGTCTGCTGCAGCCTCTCCGAGGGAAGCAGAGACAGGCAAGCATTCGGATGTGGAGAACCGGAATGAACAAGCAGAGGAAAGCAGGACGGCTGCCGAGAGACGGCATGCCTGGGAGGCGGCCCTCCCGATTTTATCTAAAAATCTGCTTTCGGCTGCAGAAGCCTCTCTGCAAGGACAAGAGCCTGCTGCCAACCCGGTAGACGGAGTAGCTGCCCATGACTGGCTGCACCAGCTTCAACTGGTGCGGGCCAGAAGGTCTAACAAATTGCTGTAA